The following nucleotide sequence is from Sander vitreus isolate 19-12246 chromosome 11, sanVit1, whole genome shotgun sequence.
CTGTACTTTAATTTGTAAACAATAGATTCTTAAGGGCCAATCAATACTGTCCTCAAGCTGTTTGACAGCTGTTACTGCAAGTTAATCTGTTTTTGTATGCAAAGATGTAACAGTCTTCATCTCATGAAAATAAGAGAATAGCAGAAGTGAGTGAGTTACCTTATAACACGAACCAGCTCGTGAAAGGCTTTGTCCACATTCATTGGAGGATCCTTGGCACTGGTTTCAATATAAGTTATCTGAAGAAGCAAGCAGACATATTCCAAATCTAAGCAAAAGTGGTATTCACGTGGTATTAATTGTTCactaaaatgcaaaataaccaATTTGGTTGAATAACTACATACTGGTATATTGtataatgtacagtatagcAATACACCACATAGGGAGACATATGATTAGCATTTAACCATTATAATGAAAAGCCCTCAAATGCTACATGGTTAAGAAAAAATAAGGGTCACAATTACAAGTTGCCTGATGACCTGAAACCAGTAGAAAGGCACATGAAGACAGAAAAGGACCCCTGTATCAGTGAAAACACCAACTAAAAACATAACTCAATAATTCAATCTCACCACAGAGACAAAGACTGCCAAGCAGTCAAGGAAATGTAATGATTCATcactgacgcttttatccaaagcgacttacaattgctatatatgtcagaggtaacatgcctctggagcaactatggcttaagtgtcttgctcagggacacattggttgatgtatcgcagagGGAAttgaactagggctgcagctatcgattattttagtaatcgagcattctaccgattattccatcgattaatcgagtaatcggataagaaatagtaagaaatacttagtaaacagcaatagtaaatatgtattattgctgtttactaaaaaaaaggaaacctgtttCAAAAGTGAAAATTTTATTGCCAAAAAAagacccttaaaaaaaaaaaagtacatttttggtggcccaaatgttaatttttttcacccccttccccttcatgcctctggctctttgcactggatatgcaaaagagctgttcactaaccagagggtaaatgtgacggtacaaagcttacagcagggctattcaactacactgttctgggggacacattttcagaagcctaatacacagtgaggagaaagaataaagaatgcagacatcaccggcatgatgacgtcattcacgtgcatattaagtggccacgCTGGGGGGAGGAaccggtttgtctccggcagcagctaagtttccaaagataagtagcaaactaataaacagttagactacaaaccgacagctttcgttttagcttgttggtaaaacatcgctatttgcagagtagcatgctgtaggctagttgtgtaaaacagcgcggtggacgagagcagcagacgttagttagctaccttgtgtcgggttctggaatggatgagtacactggatgttttctacagagatgatgtagcagcatgtttgcagcttaaaatgatcccaaactttctgtcgttttctctcgcctgtctcttctcttagaccctcgctattttcaTCTcccttcatttgtaatctgggccgtcagtcttgtgtccacagaagcgtcaacctattgtgcgctagtaattatcctccgtgcggaaacacagtaagccgtacaaccttaattacactgatttaacgaagcttcgaggcaaagaattttgcttcgaggattttttgtaatcgaattattggagttattcgaggaaatcgtttcagccctaaattgaacccagatctcccacactaAAGGCATGCATCTAATTcactgtgccatcaccaccaccaagCTGTCTTTGATGCTAGTCAGTGGGGAAAAAACAGTCCCAAGTGCTGTACTTATTGACCAGGCTGAACATGATCACTTCAAAACCGCTTAATTAAAAAGGGACCATTGAAtgcaaaatagaaataaaaatcaaGGCGTCACATCACTGGAATTAGCGGACTATGTGCCAGAGTGAGTTGTCAATTCCCCTGAATCCCTCTGGACAAAACTCATTTAACTACACAAGTTCTCCCTGATAAGTTAAATTGGTGCATTCTGTATGGAAGTGATCCTTTTCGCAGATTACAGTAAGCACAGCTTTCTGGCTTTATTCCACAGTCACGTTTGCCTCCTTCTGCCTGGCTCAATGGTCATGACAGAGGTAAAAGTGACCTGCAAACGCTAATGTGAAGCCAAATGTTTTCACATGAAGACcgcattttaaaaatgtagacAGCTTAACGTAGACGTAGTCTGAGTCTGTATCATCAAGGTGTTCTTTTTGTTAGCTATACATGGGTGACAATAGTCTACTGTTCAGCTGTGGAAACCAAATTAACCTTTTGGTGTTAATTCCATTGagtttttatttagattttgtaTTGAATTATTTCAGATACAAGGACACAACTCTGCGAGCAATGATCTTTCCTCTCACTGTTGCTTCAGAAATGCCTTCATTGTCTTTAGTCTCTGTAGTGCACACAGGCTCATGTGAAAACTCTTGGAAGAAACCCAATTAAAGATATGAAATCGGCTTACTGCAAAAAAAAGCCTACAATGAGGTTCCCTACTTACGCTATGTTTTGCAGCCATCTCTTGGCCCTGGTCAGCGGTGACCTTTCTCAGGTGGACCAAGTCCACTTTGTTTGCCACCAGCACCATGGGGAAGGCCTCCCTGagaggggacacacacacacacacacacacacacactaactcaaTAATGCATTTCCAAAAACACTTGCGGTGGTTTCAAAGAGTGATTAAAAAGTGACTCATGGTCTAAAGACTATTCGAAAGACCTGTTAGATCAGAAAGATCACATGCTTCACACATTGTCAGAGAGGTATTTTAGATTTCTGTAACATTCAAATcttgcagaaagaaaagagCTACAGAAGAGCACCACTAAATATGGACATTCAGCAACTTGCTCAGTTCCAGtttctatttttgtttaatCTCAAGCTCAGTTTTATTGCCTACTTTCAGTCACTGTCAGAGAACAGTTGTCTTTCTTCTCTCACAACTGACATTCACAGTACAAAAGGATTAGAACTTTGCAAACCAATTTGATGTTCTGCCCAACTCGTCTGCAGCTTAAAGAAAGTGAAGCAGGGGCCAGATCCCGATCCGTAACCATTTTACAGTAATCCTGAAACATATGACAACACTACCCGCTAGCGCCGACTGAACCATGGGCAAAGTTTGTCCTTATACGAGGACcaatattttttcaaatatatttaatattttgaatTTTCGTGTGTGTGACCACATTAGAGGATGATGTGATTGAGCTCACTGGgccttaaaaaataatttaagagTTTTTGGCCAAATATCTATTGGTTACAAGAGTTTAGACAAAAACCTATTGTTAAGGCAAACATTAGTGGTCAGAAGTAAACAAATCcccagttgtttttttcatattgtaAACGTCTATTACATCTGACAGAGCTACTTCCTCTTTTGGCACCTTTGGCTTCCGGGTACAGAAGTTTTGACTTACTAAATTTACCCTTAGTTGTACACACAGATTGTCAATGCAATGGTTGATGTATTAGGCATGGTGCATTCTCTTATGTTTTCACTTCCAAATAATTGAgaatattgttctttttcaataatgttctttctttttcagagGAAGTGTTCTCCAGGCATTCTGTGATTTGATTTTCAGCAGTGTAAATGAATGGTTTGCATTAAATCATAACATCAAAGTCATTGAACATGAGTTTTGTATATACAGTAGGAATGCCCTAACCACTACCAGATCATCCATTGTCCTTTGTTATGTTTGTGCATGGAACAAAAGTGGTTTCTTCTATGCAGTGCTAAGCTGAGCTGTTGTGACCCACCTGTCTTTGACCCGTAGTATGAGCTGATGGAATCGGTCGACATGTTCAAAGCTGGCTTTGTCTGTCACAGAGAAGACGATAAGGAAGCCATCTCCTGTCCTCATATACTGCTCCCTCATCGCACTGAACTCCTCCTGGCCGGCTGTGTCCAGCACTGCCAAGGTGTAGAGAACACAAGCTTGTATTAAATTACAAGGAAGGGTGTCTCTTTTACTGACTTTATTAGCGTACTGTACGTCATATATTGTCTGAGTAAGTAATTACACAATTTGGACTACCTTTCCTACTAAATATACAGACAATAAATATGTCATATTAGGCGTTAGGCAATTAGGCATTTCatgtcatatttattttatttctgattGCACCACCACTGATTCTACTTAATTAATTAGGTACTTATCAAGTATGCTAAGACCTTTCAAAGCTGCCATAAGGAGTCAGTGTTATTACAAATATGAATTGTTGAACCCCTTCTAACCAAAAGCattgttacatttatttactaacGGATATAAACTGACCCAGTTTGCAGTAATCATTGAAGAATGACATTACGCAATTTTGTTATTGTGACCTGTTTTTGCAATTACGTGTTCGGAATAAGAGTTTGTTTCCTCCACGACTTGTGTAATCAcgtccacgcacacacacattttcagaatCCAAAGTGACAGATTTTTGgttttataattattttcagAACTTTATATATTTCCAACACAAATTAAATACTTTATTGAGGGAAGGATATCATGGAATGATGCATCCTTTCTCTCACACGTAACAACCACAGCAGTGGCTTCTTCTAAATGCCGTTCATTTTCTTTCAGGGAATTGCTGTACCATAGTTTGCTCAGTGGAGGAAACAGCTACCACTGGAATGTATTTAAaagctaaaaataaaaacattaaaaacaaatgttcacTCATTGGTCAATGGTGgacatgtttt
It contains:
- the mrasa gene encoding ras-related protein M-Ras gives rise to the protein MATSALPSDNLPTYKLVVVGDGGVGKSALTIQFFQKIFVPDYDPTIEDSYLKHTEIDGQWAILDVLDTAGQEEFSAMREQYMRTGDGFLIVFSVTDKASFEHVDRFHQLILRVKDREAFPMVLVANKVDLVHLRKVTADQGQEMAAKHSITYIETSAKDPPMNVDKAFHELVRVIRQQVPERNQKKKKKMKWRAERSAGSHRFHCAIL